The Perca flavescens isolate YP-PL-M2 chromosome 8, PFLA_1.0, whole genome shotgun sequence DNA window ACTATTTTTCTGGTCTAATCCTAAATGACGAATCGTAGATTTGGTACAAAGAACCTTAGCACTCACAGCTAGTCTATTAGGAGGATAATGTTCCTCGCAGCCAGTCTAAGAGAATTGGAAGCTGCATTTAAAGACTTAACGTCAGATACATCTATACATGCCTAATGACTGTCTCAGCCGAGGGTGTAGGTATAATGGAGCGTGCCACCTTTCTCCAGGAAGCAGTCATGCTCATGGGTTCCCAGCTTGATCTGACGCTGGCAGACTCCCAGCAGGTCATCGAAGATAAAATCACTGTCATGAACCTCAAGCCTCAGTATGTTATTCTCCTCTGCCTTGAAGTGGGTGAACACCTCTTCCCACCAGGGGTTTGGGTTGTTGTTGCGAACAGACGTTTTACCCAGAGTGGCGGAGCCGCAGAAACCCTTGACATAGCTGTCTGTGGTTCCCAGGATTGTGGAGGGAAGATTGCTTGCCCGCATGTTAAACACCTTTAGCTGGGCTTCAGCCACAGTCAGACTGCACAGAACCAACAACAGGAGGGGACAACTGGAGGCCATGGCTTCACAGGAGGCTGTGAGGGAGGAACAGCAACATTTTAATCTGGGGACATGGATTTACACAGCAATGAATCATGTGTCTTGTGAGGGTCTTTTGAGACACAATACTGCAGTAATTTACTCCACAGTGGGcagtttttagaaagaaattGGCATTGAAAGCCAAATCCCAGACTGGTTTTCTAATCTATCAGATTCCACTTTTTCAGTCAATAATTGGCAGTTTGATATCTTAGTTGGTACACCTTACATCCTCTTCTATAAGAACTTTTTACCAGTGTAATGCTAATTTTAgggtatttttatgtttttatgttgtctTCCAGACTCGGAGCAGAAAACAAGATTTAAAATCTCTGAGACAGTGGTGGGATTGTAGGAAAGAATAGATAAAACTTCTCTGTCAACAATACACTCTCAATGTCACACAGGATATTACCATCTTCATGAGAGATTTAATAGTTTGGAACCTCTGGGAGACAGACAACACTCAAACTTATTTTAATATGTTGGTCAAAATAAGGAAATGTGCAAAGAAATAGGCCAGTATAACATCTAATATCAACCCTCATATGAAACAGATtgaaaaacacatacagtaggcctatataaaatcaCAAGGCGCAGCCCACCCAATCACAAATtcccacaaaaaaaataatactctgTAAAGTTAAACATGGATAttagtactgtatgtgttgtattttatctataacatgttaaaaaaagagtAACATTATAAGTAAGCCTGATAACTATTTAAAAAGTTAAGTGTGTTGGTGTTTTCATTGGTCAATGCAACATCAATGTAGCAATCTGGCACGAACAACGGTAACGTTCGCTAGAAGTGTTATGGTATCTTGATTTTGCTTTAGTATGGCTAAACAAgttacactcactcactcattttTGCTGAGCCTCTGCACACAGAAAGTGGACATAGTAGGCCTACTGTGAATGAATGTCTGCAGCTGGGTGTGTAAACTCTCACTGTGTGCCAGGTGAAGACTGTGTTTCTCCCCGCAGGTCAGAAGAACAAGCTCCGGCAACTTTCTGTCGGTttaaaaggggtgatagaatgcaaaactgattttaacttgtcatagttgaataatgacagtttagtgggtaactaggacatgcatagaacctctaaatcccattgacacctcttttctctgcaaatctcactatttgaaactgcctctgaaaaggggcgaatctcaacaagccccatagttgacgtcaactattgCGGCTCCTCCTCAAGTCTgtgtttgtcacgccccaacatttgcataggctacacaactgacctgagatcagttagtcttctgaatctaggtcgtgcagatctcagaaattgtatacattgctcatatgctattttaccattaaattcacttctgagacttttttatgtgagaaatcaactatgtagaggtcaaatatgggccgttttacgaaaattgatgtataattgcaaattttgtcggactgtgtgtcggacttcagaggccagtgctgcctgtgttgctgcctcgccgcctggcctgcctcccttcacagaccccggcctgctgtgagctcgattgagctctgTTACAtctggcagcccacggcacttcatacccgcgcaaagtcaccgttttgggcTAATGAACTACGAAACgccgctgctctgacagagctccagggcctgcaattctcctcttcctgctagcccagtgtatgtgagtgaaagtgcggtcagcgagcttgttacgtcagcattctcttaccacaggttccagttactcttttaatgtgtgtaattataatgtgttgagttatttaaacaaacgattggggaaataaacgccgcttgtccgtgagtctcattgatagagcctgcggctggatggagctctatcaatgagagctagctagcctcatcttagaattcctctggaattcacaaaaattcattaacttgaaatcggacaccattgttagctttataagacatttagttagatgttgtatatgtggcgtgacgaaattcaaactgtaaatattctcgaattacgaccaaaaatgaagctaactagccgcaatctgtacacataggattgaagggacagtcgcagctaacaaaacccttacagctcacaaatattcattaacttgaaatcggacaccgttgttagcttaataaaacatttagttagatgttgtataagtggcgtgacgaaattgaaactgtaaatatactcgaattacgaccaaaaatgaagctaactagccgcaatctgtacacataggattgaagggacagtcgcagctaacgaaacccttacagctcacaaatattcattaacttgaaatcggacaccgttgttagctttataagacatttaagtatatgttgtatagctaagtggtgtgacatgtgtgtaacatgtggtaagagattgctggtgtaacaagctcgctgaccgcgctctcacacacgggccatttaactagcaggaagagagaagatgcaggccctggagctctgtcagggtgactttgcgcgggtatgaggtgctgtgggctgcagcAGCCGTgccggagctcaatcg harbors:
- the LOC114560772 gene encoding perforin-1-like isoform X1 translates to MVTTTPPVVDRRASCEAMASSCPLLLLVLCSLTVAEAQLKVFNMRASNLPSTILGTTDSYVKGFCGSATLGKTSVRNNNPNPWWEEVFTHFKAEENNILRLEVHDSDFIFDDLLGVCQRQIKLGTHEHDCFLEKGGTLHYTYTLG
- the LOC114560772 gene encoding perforin-1-like isoform X2; amino-acid sequence: MASSCPLLLLVLCSLTVAEAQLKVFNMRASNLPSTILGTTDSYVKGFCGSATLGKTSVRNNNPNPWWEEVFTHFKAEENNILRLEVHDSDFIFDDLLGVCQRQIKLGTHEHDCFLEKGGTLHYTYTLG